TCTTGCTGGACTGGAGAGCTGCAGCAGACGGCCACGGCATGTTTCGGACCGACGCCTGCGGTATGACGAGCGGAACCGGTTCCCGGCAGGCTGGTAGCGAAAGTGAGAGAGCACCACACGACGATGGCACGGCCGCTACCAAACGGCAATGGCAAGCCAAACGAACCGCACACGCAAAGAAAAATCATCTTCTTTGTTCTCCTTCTCATCCCGTCGTCGCTACAAGATCCTTCGTCAACAATCCACAGCGTACGCGGCGTGTCTtttctctgtctctctttgCATTGCATGCTGGGTATAACAACGCGTGCGTACTCGCCCCGTCCGTATCGGTGTATCTCCGCTCCGTATCAAGATGGGATGCGGTGACTCTGtagcagcaccatcatcatatCCGACGGTTCCGTTCGATTCTACCTGCAGCTGTCTGGCTCCGGTGCTACGACTGCCTGATGATGCTTTGCGGGAGAATTTCTGCAGGCACAAGGACAGCAAACGACAGGTAACGGCATCTACCGCGTGTTTCGATGGATGTTTTAGCACACGAGGGCAAAGTTTTCGAGCCACCGATGGTTACGGGTAAGGCTTTCGTATCTCTGTGCTCCTCTGAGTTTCTAATTTTATGGACCCAGCCATTTGTTGTGGTTTGAAAGCGTTAAGGATCTGAATATGTGAAAATCAGTTTCGATAAACGAAAGTCTGATAATACACAATCCAAACTTGCTTATGCTTACATTTGTTCTAACTAATTAAATATAAAGACTACTTATTATAAAGACTGCTAACTAATTCTAtgacataattttaaaaaaatattaatactaATGTTAATATAATGATAAACTTGCTTAAATCACTAGTACTACGGGAAACATAGCTTCAACAACTCGGCGAGCATTCCATCCTCTTGACGATACAGTATGAAGTAAAGCGGAATTAGATTCTCGAAACTCTTAATCTCTCTGGCATGTTACAAGTTTTACCATTCGAGAGCCGAGAATTTATCTTTCGTTGCCCACGAATTTTTGGTCCTTCATCTCTCAAGACTAgtatgaaaataaacaacgaGTAGGAGGTATTGTCGTTGGATTGTGCTGCTATTCAGCAACTCCCTTTCGTCGCCAACAGCAACATAAACTCGGTACATAAAAGGATACTCTATTTTAATGATTCGCTTCTTGGTGTGCTCCGTTTGGACCGGAAAAATAGTTTAGTTGATAGATTCTTAACAATAATTTCAATCGGAATATGAGTTCAGATATGGATATTGCAAGTCACAGATAGTTAAAGTGGAAGTTAAACTGTCCAAGATATTTGTTTCTAATAATGGTTTTGTAGTAACTGTTCATGGCGCTACTTTATATACttaatatgtaaaaaaaatacaaatacatCCCAGTTCTACGACTATTCTGCTCTAGGTCTACGTCTATATTTAGCGTAGAGCTTTTTAAGCAGCAACGCGTCCTGTGTTATTTTTATGACGTGCCTACGATGACGATTAAGTTTTCCTGTAGAAGAAGATGCCTTCTGTAGAAAAGGCAATGCCTGCGATCAACCTCTTTCTTACTAATTTATCCTGCGATACAACCGCTTCGTAGTCTTAGCCTGAAGCAGGAGTGATCTAAACCGCTCGCAGTACAGGGTCGTCGCCTGCTCATCTAATATCCTGTTGTATTTGTATGTAAAACCACgcctttttatttctctctatATTTCGCTTGCTTCCTAATTCCCTGCATATTTCCGACTGACGCTTCTTCttgcagtgttgccaaatcattttaaataatCTGTAACATATCCCACCCAATCTAgcggacgcatcaacgccatcactccatgtCAAGTTAGGCCTATCATTCCTCCTCTGTGCTTGTGGCCACCGGAACCTGGCGAATCTGATTCGTTGTATGACAGCGAGTTTTAATGATCTACCATTATTCGTCTATAACTAGAGATTACTTCAATTTGACGAGACAGACGACCAGGCTCTGTCGTAACATGACCACCGTTTCTAATGCTAATACTCTAATCTGGTGATCTGATATTTTACACCGTCAATTTATGCAAAATTGTAAGAGAACTAAACAATCTTGCCAAGTTTGTGTTAGAAAACTACTATAATAGACTGGGCAACAGAGCCTATTGAGGTGGACATCTAACGACAAAGATTGTTAACATATTCAAAAAATTTAAACTCATAGGTCATGAACTAGCTAGGATTATTTGTACCATGTAATCAGATAATCAGTGACTTTTGGTGTATAAATATGAACGCCGAATTAAGGTAGCAAAAGTATGTGTATGTATTCAGACACATCCACGAACAAATATTCAGTTCTTTCCACGTTCAACAGATAATCAGGACGTTGATCAAACAACGAATTATATGTTCTATGGTGTGAGAGGCCGACATGCTACTGCCTCCTCCAAGAGACTGCCCATTTTTTCTCATCCCATTTTCCAACCTTTTTTCATTAGAACTGCCAGGCCGTAtcaacttatttttaccacgtagccggatagtcgaTCCTTGCtatggtccggatggaatgTTTCCTCGGTCCTgacgtgtgaagaccggtccCGATCCAATACACCACTGTACCGCGCCACCGTGAAAACTACCATTGTCTGGGTACTGGCTCTTCAAATTGGATGTACACAGACCCATTTCAAGGAACGCTTTAACAATGGGAGAAACGGAACGACATCGCAAGGAGCGAATAGAAAAAGCGAACTCAGTTCAAGGAACACTTGAAGGTAGCTGAACAACGTTGCTTGGAGCGAATAGAGCACATAGCAGGATGCCATGATTTGAAGCTCCTTTACAAGTCGTATTTAGGTCATAGAAAGTCAGCTAACGTATCTGCACAGAGAAAACGGTCAGAGCATGATAGAGCTAAACCGTTGCTAGGTCTTCACAGGGCACTGTCGAAAACCTGGCCTCCTTCGATCGAATTGAAGTGCACCTGTACATAGCAGTTACATCAGTGCTCTTCATTTACACCTAGCAACACCGCGTAACAAAGCTATACGAGATCACATCCATAGCCTGATATGCACTTTACGATGGCTACTACCCCCAAGAGAGAGCACATCGAACACCGCATCATCTCTGACCACCGATATGATATATTCAGGGCAAACGACCATACGCAGGAAAAAGTAACCATGGCAACACGAGAGTCTGGGCTCTGTAAATCTTGAGGGTCATTTACTGAGAACTTatctccattttcttttccgttcatCGTGATGGATCAACTATTTTTCCTGATTTTGGCTCTACCCTATATAATGAGAACTCGTGTTTTTTACAACCACAAAATTAAAGGTACCTACCCTCAAAGATGTACATTGAAGTATCCGATTTACCACGGACGTAGGACTGTGTGGATTTCCACCGCGGACCGGGAAGATCGGAAACATGTCCCCAGCCTCGGAAGCATCCGTGAGACAGAGGCGACAAACATTTTCGATATGCATGTTCTCCAACCCACCCGATATCACCTTGGGACACAAACTTTCTTTCGTCTCGATGCCCTAAATATATTGATTAATGTGATTTGAATATAAAACACCAAAGAACGTCCTTCCTTTTGCCAACGTTTGCACAATATTTTGATCTACTTCGAGACACCGCGCGAGACACGGGCTTAGCACCAAAATCCGAACCGAACGGCGCGAAGGTATACACAACCCATCTGGCAAAAACCGACTTTTTCATATTGACCTCtcgttttttcatcgtttcctcTCGCTCTAATTGAGCGCTTTCGGCCGCTCGGGAGCCGCGGTGAGCACTTCTATATATGTGTTAGTGCAAAATTAGCTGGTCCGAACGATCCGAGCACAttctcgaacatttttttccttttgttccacACGATCGTGTCATTTTGAGCAAAGAtctaaaaaatgaaagaagaagttgtgtgttgcatcggAAACGAAGGATTGGTTTGTGGTATAAGTGCGGGAACGATTTTAACGCGATAGATTCAGACTAGAAGAACGACACTTACAACACGATTCGCATGCCGGAACATTCAAGTGTTCCTAACAGTTTGGTGAAATATAGATATAAAAAGTGAGATATGTGCATGTCCGGGGTTTTAAACTGATAAAGATGTTGTGTTATTATAGTGATTAGTGATCAAAATAGATCCGAATATGCCGAAAATGCCGAAAATGAATGGCTTTTTCTGTGTGAAATATCGCCACGCAATGGAAGAGCTGGACCCCCCCTTCCGCTAAAGAACGCTGCGAAAGAAACGGTAAAAGCGAAACCGAAATTGAACCGTATTGGTGCGGTCAAACGTGCGCGTACAATAGTGTGCAGCAGTGGCGAGCGTCGAACGATCGGGATCTCAATCGTGCGAGCAATTTTCGGATCCCAATGGTTCGGGATCTAAATCATTCGAGCAATATTCGGATCGCGATCGGATCGACCATCGGATCGCGCGAGGTCAAACGTTCGGgttgcttcggtttttttcggaaaaatcatGCGACTAACTTCGACTAGTCACACGAACGTCGATGCTCTAGTCGCATGATTTTTTGAGCGTCGTGAGTTCCCTCTGCCAGATGGGAACAATAGcaccgcgcgagctcacaaaCACAAGTTCGACCGTTTGATTGCCtaggaagaaataaaacaacacaacaattcGATGTCAAAATTGGAACGTCAAACGGAAGGGcaaataattacatttttaaaaattttatgttACATAAAATCAGAATAACTCTTTTCACACGTttctgcgtgtgttttttcagAAAAGTAGTAATGATTTCCAtgtaaaaatgttcaaaaacaGCATCGACTTGGTCTTCCACGCGACCAAACAGTTATCCCATTCAAATATCATATGGTGTTTGATGGAATGGAGAACTGTCAAActgaaaattgtttgtaaacaacTCTAGATCTACGCGCAGTCGcacagaaaggaaaaatacTCCTATCAAGTGGATAAAACATGAAGTCAGACAATAAAAAGACCATAAAATTGTGTTCTCCAGTGGTCCCATTACAATGGAACTCGCTGGAGAGTGGTTGATCGCAGATAATAGCTTTGAAGTCACTTAAATCGTAGATCACCGAATGGCAACGTATGAAAAAACCAGATTGACCATGTGAGTCACGTATATTTGCAACACAGGCGCTGTGGTAAACACGGAACAAAATCTATCGAGTGTAGGTAAATAAACCATGGTTATACCACTTTAAAATGATGTTTCCATTTTCAGTATGCCACCAGTTCCCGTCGAATCTTAACCGCATTTGTGAACGCAGAATGTGTACAGCAGGTCCGTGTTTCGATTGGTCCGCGCATGCAGACGCAGATGATGTTTGTGATATGTTGCCGCTGATCACGGTGAACGATAATAGCGTTATCGCAAAGGAGGTCACCTTTGAAGCAAGTGAGTTTCTGCCGCCTTTATTCGAGCAAGCGGACTTTGTCCTGTACGATGAGCATCAGCTGGTTGTGGAGATGAACGGAGAGATACATGCAACATCATCAGAAGAAGCGATCGTCACACAACTAAACATTGAGGCACCGTACCTGAATGTGAACTCAACCCCGAAAGGAGACGTTTTAGCATGCGACATTTGCAAACTACAGTTCAAATGTAAAACTCATCTAACAAGACACCAGTTGTTGCTGCATGAAGATGAGTTGGgtgttgaaaagaaaatcatgCTTCGGAATCATCATTGTCGTCAGTGTGCTGATAGTTTTTCGTCGGTTAAGAAATTTAAGATCCACCTTTTATCACATCATCCGCAGCGTATGGTGTGTGATATCTGTTTAACAACATTCCAAAACCAAGCCTCGCTTGAATGGCACCGAAATTATCATCTTTTGAAGGAAGGAACCCAAAATGGAAGGTACATCTGCGACATCTGCCGGAAACAATGTGCTAGCTCGAGCCATCTACATCTACATCGGAAAACTCATCTCGCACATAAACCATACCCTTGTACGTACGGGTGCGATCGTAGCTTCTCATCGTCCGGTAACCGACAGAAACATATTGCACGAGTCCACACGCATGAAAAGAAGTACCGCTGTACAAAGTGCAATGAATCGTTTATCTACGCCCGTCAACTGCAACTTCACCGCGAACGAAAACATGCTGAATGCAGAAGTAATTCCAAGGGCATCACCATATGTTTCAGGTGCAAGGAATCGTTTGATACCGAGAAGTCTTTCCAAGAACATACAAAAAACCTTAATTGCTTGGAATTTCGCGCATACGAATGTGTGTTTTGCACCAAACGCTTTAAACAGGCCACACATCTGCGGAACCACCTCCTGACTCACCAACAAGACATTCGCGCTTACGGTTGTGAGTTTTGTTCAAAGCGATTCACTTTGGCTGGTGATCTTAAAGTACATCGACGCATACACACCAAAGAAAAACCATTTCGATGTCATCTGTGTCCGGCCGCCTTTACGATGGGCAAGCAATTGAACAAACATCGCTTCAAAGTTCATAAAATTGGAACGGAAAGGAAATAGAATAACCCCACGAAATGTCAAAGACCTACCATTTACTCAAGACAATAATCCTCTCCTCATGTTTAACGTGCATAATAGAAAACAATTAGAACATTGTATACCTTGAATCCTTGAAGCTAGGAAGCGTGTTAAGCAATAGAAACAAACAGTCAATTAAAGTGCAAAGGAATACGacaataaaactgttttatacCGCCCCGTTTGCGAATACAAGAGCATGCGATCAAAACAGAACATAACCTTTGCTCCCTAAAACAATCATATATGATGACTAAGATAGTGTTCCCTTTCGAATTCAAATGGCACCAAATAATAACTACATATATCTGTAAGAACTGTCAATCTCTGTGTAACGCAAGAGATAGATAAGTAGCACCTGTAGTGAACGAAaagaatcaattaaaataatccaCCTAGCAACAGAATGTCAATGTTAACATTCATCTTCAAGGTTCAGGTCGAGTACAACCTTATGTGAGTGACTTTCTCCGATCCGGAACATGCCCAAGTTACAAAGATGGTGAAAAACGAACCCAAAACGGTTACCGGTAGGGGTTCCCATTATGGTGCTAATGTGACCACCATTCATTCTTGTACTATGATCAAAATTCAGCCACTTTACGTGAAAAATGTCTTTCACGATCGCGTATTTCTAAATCTTCCGATCGTCACTGTACTCCCATCACCCTGACTGACAACTGCTAATTGTGATCCGTGGTACCATTTACAGCACCGCTTCCGGTAGCTCGAACCAGGGTCGCAAAGTAGCGTTGCGCGTGTGTGAGAAAGATCAACCGTAATTAAATCACCTCAGTTCGCCCAGCATTGCGGTGTGATGTCGAAATTGATTCGCCTTACCCGACGCTAGTCATCGATGGCGTAAGCGGGAAGCGAGGAATGGGTAAGGTAAGGTCCAGTTGCATAGATGGGGTTACCATTAAGTCAATAGCTGAAATCATCAAGCTCATTCGAATGGATCGATCGTTAGTCGCACCGGTAACTCTGACATCGATTACGATTTTAATATTCTAATACATTTCTCTTCCAAACTTTTTTGCTTCATCTCCACACGCTCATTaaatttgggtttttttttgcgccccAGCAAAGCGAAAAGAAGCGAATGACTTACAATCTTTCATGAGCGATCGACATAAATCAGTGCGGTGTCTTTACCACTTTTACTCCCGACTGGCCGCGCAAGATGCGCAAGCAGACGGAGTtaccttttcttttcattttctttcttccccCGATTACTTCATACTTTCGGTGGTAACGAAAATTTTAGCAGCAGTTACAGTCTGGAACGATCATCACATAACATCATTAGGGTGTGAATAAGCGGATAGACGATGAGAGTGGACCGGTTGGGAAAATTTCTTCGTTGTTTTCATCGTCACAAATGAAATAATGCCCCATTCCCACCCGTTTCTTAATCGATCGGCCGGTGGAAACATCTCGGTTCCGTAAATATAATCTGTTGCTAAATGTTTATTGACACAGTTTCGGAGTATAAATGAAGTtttatttacgtttttttattaaaatattcattttaaaagACGATAGAACTTCTTTATTACGATTAACAATGCAAAATACCTAGCAAAAGCatcaattttattgcaaaagtacaaaatatCTTACCTTACTTACCTGCTTATGAGACACGACAAACGCCTTGTGGTCTTGACCTACTACAAAAAGCGCTCTAAATCTTTCACGGTCGTCAGAAttccaataccaggagagcatccacggaagaggtagcacctagtacagcaaattttgctcactttccatacaaaaccagctgttttcagatttccgataccaggagagcatctacggaagaggtaaaacctagtacagcaattttgctcgaaaaccgctgaaaggtatgcaatttttaaacactaactctCCCgattttcatgaaaagtttcttcaaaaactaccagttttcgaatgtatagtaccaggagagcatgcacggaagaggtagctcctggtactgcgccgtaaggtatgcaatcaacttgcaatgcaatgcgccgtaaggtatgcaatgtttatacactaactttccatacaaaccggctgttttcagatttccgataccaggagaacatgtttttgaagaggtagcacctggtaccaggatgttgcacaacacatgttgcgcaacacatgttgcgcaacatatgttgcacagcagctggcatgcaacatatgttgcgcaacatatgtcgcgcaacatctttcatgcaacatctttcatgcaacatcttacatgcaacaacttgggattgcaactaccagggagcgcgtgatttgtgcttgctcggctggtaccaggtgtcacctcttgagaaacatgctctcctggtatcggaaatcggaaaacagctggttttgtatagaaagttagtgtttaaacattgcatacctttaggcggacaaaattaccaggtgctacctcttccgtggatgctctcctggtactatacattcgaaaactggtagtttttgaagaaacttttcatgaaaatcgggaaagttagtgtttaaaaattgcatacctttctgcggttttcgaccaaaatggctgtgctaggtgctacctttaccgtggatgctctcctggtatcggaaatctgaaaacagctggttttgtatggaatttcgtaccagcctaCGGAAAGTTGACATTTTTCCTGAAACATTTCATACGAAgttgcttgctcggctggtactaggtgtcacctcttgaaaaatatgctctcctggtatcggaaatcggaaaacagttgtgtgcgcggcaacggtatagtggtttttcgcagttgacaagctgattttgtcacttgacaaatttgtcagcattttgccAACTCTCGGGGCCCTGCACCTTATGATGTGGTTTCGTTTCAGAACTTGATAATGCTAGACAATCTACAGGTTTCGAGCAGGTACATATCAAGTGATCTATTCAACGCCTACTGCACACATCTCGATCAGTCTATCCAGAATATCTTTAAGTAATTGTTATCTAAACGTCCGTTTAATATTCATTAAGATTCACCGTAAAACATCTGTAAACCCTCGGGCACGTGCACGTACTGGTCAGTTTAGATATCATATGCACGGTAGGCAATCCAACAGACAATGCCAGATACATCACCATGGCTAACGATGGTCGTGGACAGCAACGTGGGCGACACGGCGCATCTATAGAATATTTATAGGTTAGCTCGCTGTAACAATGGCTCATGTCACTAAACGAGCGTTTCATCTGCTGCACCACTACGTAAAGCACTGTGCAGGCACACAATCCCACACCGGAAGTGGAACCGTTTGTATCGGTCCGGGACCGGGACCCGATGGTTGTAGGGAAACTGATCTACCGGAATAATGGGAACCCATTGGAACGGGAGGGCGTAATCGGGGATACACCGTAACACGCTTGGGATGTATCGAATTGCCAGCACAGCGAACGTGAATGTATAAAAAGCGTTAAATCTACTAACCTCCCCCGGTGTGTGGACCGGGAATGGTACATTCCATTGTTCGTTACCGGGAAACCCTGGGTTCGGTTTTCTCGCATCTTCCATGAAACTTTTCCTATCAACTCCACACAtttatcattaattttaaattcaatttcatcttTAGACACCTTTTCCCAGGGCACCGGCGGTGCACGTGACTGCGGTAGGAAAGTGCGCATAAGTCTATTTGATTTCTCAACGACTTGCTGTTGCTCACTGT
The Anopheles moucheti chromosome 2, idAnoMoucSN_F20_07, whole genome shotgun sequence genome window above contains:
- the LOC128298000 gene encoding zinc finger protein 271-like; translation: MCTAGPCFDWSAHADADDVCDMLPLITVNDNSVIAKEVTFEASEFLPPLFEQADFVLYDEHQLVVEMNGEIHATSSEEAIVTQLNIEAPYLNVNSTPKGDVLACDICKLQFKCKTHLTRHQLLLHEDELGVEKKIMLRNHHCRQCADSFSSVKKFKIHLLSHHPQRMVCDICLTTFQNQASLEWHRNYHLLKEGTQNGRYICDICRKQCASSSHLHLHRKTHLAHKPYPCTYGCDRSFSSSGNRQKHIARVHTHEKKYRCTKCNESFIYARQLQLHRERKHAECRSNSKGITICFRCKESFDTEKSFQEHTKNLNCLEFRAYECVFCTKRFKQATHLRNHLLTHQQDIRAYGCEFCSKRFTLAGDLKVHRRIHTKEKPFRCHLCPAAFTMGKQLNKHRFKVHKIGTERK